The segment ACAATCGTCATGGGCCGCCGGCCACGGATGCTCGGGGGCAAGCCGGTAGTCGGGTATCACGACCTGGCACCCGATACGCCTCGCGATCATTTCACCGTAGAAGTGGTAGTGATCCAGCGGGCAGGAAACGAAGGCACCACCATGGCAGTGAAACGCCACCGCAGCACCGGCCTGGCCAGGCAACCGGTACTGACCACAACCGACGCCACCGAACTCACGCCGCTCGATGACGAGTTCCGCACCGACCGGCTGGCTGTGGAACGGCGCCATCATGGCGCGGACCCGACGGTAATCCGCCGCCGGGTCGGCAAAATCTGCCGGCACCGCGTCGATGATCTGCTGCAGTCGTGCACTGCGTGTCACGGTGAGACTCCTTCGGGCGAGCGTCGATTTATGCGGGCGAGCGGCGCCGTACGGGCGAGCGGCCGCTCGCCCCCTACAGACGATCGATCGGGTGCTCCCGTACGGGCGAGCGGCCGCTCGCCCCTACGGCCCGACGGATCGCATCCCCATCGTACGGGCGAGCGGCCGCTCGCCCCTACGGCCCGACGGATCGCATCCCCATCGTACGGGCGAGCGGCGGCTCGCCCCTACGGCCCTGCTCATCGCACACCCAGCGAGAGCGCACTTTCCACCTGATCCTGACCGGACTTGCCGGCAGGCTCGACCTGGCCGATCTCCACGCGTGGCGCATCGACGCCGGCATCGGTGATCAGCGACTGCGCCATGGCTGCCGCACGCTGCTCGGCCAATGCCTGCAAGTCGGCATCTGCCAGCGGATGGATTTCCACCAGATGTTTGAACAATGCCTCATAGAAAGCAAACCCCGGGCTTGCCTGCCCGACCATTGCCAGCAGCGGGTTCACCCTTTTGACCGTCTCCCCCGTTTCCCGCTGGTACTCGGCCTGGAACTCATCCACCGCCTGGTCGCCGGCACGCGCCTTCAACAGCTTCTCCAGTGCACGCTGGGTACGGGCATCGTCGAAGGCGACCGGCCCCGGGTCTTCGTCGGCTGCAAGCTTCACCTCCAGTTCGGCCGCCAACTCCCGCCGCACGCCGACGTCGCGCATCGCCAGGCCGTCGGCCCGTGGATCGTAGCGACCGCCGACGATGACTTTCATCTGCGGGCGCTCGGCCAGCGCCTTGCCGACGCCGACGAGCTTCTCCTGCTGCGGCGGCGCCAGTGCGAAGCTGCCCGGATCGAAGGCAATCACGCTTGCCTGCTCTGCGCTGCCACCCAGCAGATTGGCCAGTGCAGCAAACGGTGCCGTGATGATCCTGGTGAGCATGCGCACGAGCGCCTGGCCGATGACGCCGCCCAGGGAAAACTGCGGGTTGTCCATTTCGCCCGTGACCGGCACGGCGATGTCGATCCGTCCCTGCGAATCGGTCAACAGCGCCACGGCCAGGTCGAGCGGCAGATCCAGCGCATCCGCTGACTCGATCTGTTCGCCCAGGGTGAATTGCTCCAGCAGGATCTTGTTGTCCCCTTCGAGCCTGCCGTCCTCGATCTTGTATTGGAGGTCCAGCGAGAGCTTGCCGCTGGCGATCCTGCGCCCGGCAAAGGTACCGCTGTAAGGCGAGAGCGGCGGCATATCGACATTGCTGAACCGGGTGCGGATGTCGGTGAAGCGCTTCGGTGCGAAGAGCGCGAGCGTGCCGTTGATCCTCGCGCTGCCGTAGTCTTCGACACGCCCCTCGAAATCCAGCCTGGCGCGACCCGCCGGGTCGGAACTGATGCCTGTCACCACACCCTTGAAATCATGGATCTTCGCCGCAAACGGCAGCACCAGGCTCTGATCGGAATAGTCCACGATACCCTTCTCGACGCGTACGCGCGTTATGGATACCGGGAAGGGTCGTTGCTCTGCGGGCCGTTGCGCGGCAGGTCGTTGCGCTGCGGCGGCCGTGGGCTTCGGCTTGTCGGCATGAACGTCGCCCGGCTCGAAGGCCTTGCCCAGATTGACACTGCGATCCTTGAAGATCTCCACCCTCGCGTCCGGCGCCGTGAGATGCAGCTCCCTGATCACCAGCTTGCCGGGTTCGGACGTGTAATCGATGCCGTCGGCCGTCAGCGTCTTCCAGGCAACCAGGCGATCACCGTCGATCGCCTCGTCGATACGCAGACCGTCGATCCGCGCGGTGCCGGCTGCACGCAGCAGCGGGGCGCTTGCACCCGGCGCATAATTCAAGTCGATCCGTGCCGACGCGCTACCCGCCTTCAGATCGAGCCGCGCCCGCTGCGCGAGCAGCGGTTGCAGCGGCACCAGTGCCAGCTGGTCGAGCTCGAGCCGTGCCCTGGCAGCCGAGCCGTCGGCAACAAAGCTGCCAGCCGCCGTCAGGGTGCCGCCCTGCGCAACGCGCAGCCTTGCCTCGAAGCTCGCCGCCGCCTGCGCCGCGTTACTGACGCCCTTCACGGTGGCGCTGATGCCTTGCAGATCGTAGGCAAGCGATGGCTGCAGGCTCTGGTCGCTGACACCCACACCGTAGTCATCGAGCTGCAGGGTATCGAGTCTGAAATGCCAATCGGCTCCAGCGGCGTCCTTCGCCGGAGCCTTGGGTGATCCAGCCCGCACCGCACCAGGTGCGAGCGCTGCCAGCAGCTTGATCTTGCCGTCGGCATCACGGTCGATACGCGTGAGGCCTGCGTGCAGGCGGATCCGGTCGATGGCAACTTCCTGCTTGCCGGTATCCACGCTGCCATTTTCGAGCCCGAACTCACCGAGCACGGCCAGGGGTTCGGTTGCGCCGATCGGCACGAGCTTCAGCTCGTGCAACTGCAATCCGATCGAGTCGACCACCACGGTCGTGTCGTCCGCGATGCTGATGTCAGCGCCCAACGTGGCGCCGAGGCTGCCGACCTCCAGTTGCACCGGGACCGATCGGCTGCGATCACTGAGGCTGAGCGCGATACCGTCCAACTGCGCGGCACCGACCTGCAGATGCCAGGGCACGCCTGGCGACGATCCTCCTGATCGAGGCGACTCGACCACCGGCTTGTCATCGGTCACGAGCAACCGCAGCCAGTTCACGGCACCATCTTCCGCCAGCGCCGCACTCACGCGCCCGTTGCGGGCAACGATCCGGGGCAGTTCCGCCTTGTGCCCACCCAGATCGAAGCGGCCATCGCGGATCTCGACCGTTTGCAGCGCCAGCAACGGAACCGCTGCCTGGGGTTCACGAACATCGAGCCCGGCGATCTGAATCTGTATCCGTTCCAGCTCCAGTTGGGGTCCACTGTCGCCGAGGATGAAGCGGTAGCCGGTCTGAAATTCCACCGTGCCTTCGGGTTCGGCGAGACGCACGCGCTCACGCAGGAACGCCCACGGCGCGGCCAGACGAAACCCCTTGATCCCGAGCTCGCCATGAGCCGCCAACGGCTGCAGCGTGACATCCCCCTGCACACGCACGCTGCCGCCCTGCGGCAAATCGGCACGCAGCACGTAGGCGCCGTTGTGCTCGGGCAGCGTTGCCACGTTCTCCAGTTCGAGCGCAACGGGCTGCAGCACGTATTCCGCTGGCTCGGCACCAGCCCGGTCACGGTAGGTGATGACGCCGTCACTCAGCGCGATGCGCTGCAACAACAGCCGGGTCGCGGCGGCGGGCTTCGGTTCCGGCGCCGCCGGCTCTCCGACCACGCTCGCCACGAGGAGGGCCAGATTGTTGCGGCCTTCCGGATCACGGTCGATCAGCAGGTCCAGGCCATCGAGCTGGATGTCCGCGCACGTCCAGGCCCACCGAAACAGGCTGGAGAGCTCGAAATCGATCAGCAAGTGACGAAAACCTGCCAGCGGCTGGCCATCCGCCTCCTGCAGGCGAAACTCATCGGCCTCGAGCCTGAACAGGAACGGGTTGAAGCGTACTGCGCCGATGCTGGCTTCGCGCTGCAAGCTGTCGTGGGCAAACCGGGGTATGGCGCGCTCCACCAGATAAGGCAGCAACAGAAAACCCAGCAGCGCGTACCCCACCACGGCAGCCGCAGCCATCTGCACGGCCCTGCGGCGCAGTCCACGCAGCAGCAGATCGCGAAGAGCGCCCACGCTGTTCACGTTCACGCAGCGGGAGCCGACTGGGTTCCCCGGATCAGCCGACCCGGCAGTGCACCCGTGTGGCATCCATCGCGAAACGTGACCACACCGCTTTTGATGATGGCGCGATAACCATCGGCGTGCTGCACCACGCGGCGCCCGGCAGCCGGAAGGTCGTACACCACCTCGGGAGCGTGCAGGCGCAGTGCGTCGAAGTCGATCACGTTGACGTCCGCCAGCATGCCAGGCTTCAGCGTGCCGCGATCCTCCAGACCGGCCGCCTGCGCGGTTCGCTCGGTCATCTGGTGCACGGCCCATTCCAGCGCAAACCGCTCTCCACGGGTGCGGTCACGCACGTAGTGCTGCAGCACATAGGTGGGCATGCTGGCATCGCAGAGCACACCGCAGTGTGCACCACCGTCGGCAAGGCTGAGCACGGTGCTTTCATCCCTGAGCATTTCCACCTGGGTGCCGAGGTCACCCGCGCCGTAACCAAACACCGGGTAATAGAGCATGCCGCGCCCTTCGTTGGCCAGCAGCGCGTCATAGGCGATCTGCGCCGGGGATACGCCAGCACGCCGCGCGATGGCACCCACGCTGCTCGAGGGATGCGGCTCGTAGTCGGGCGGATCACCCAGCACGAAGAAGTTGTCGAAATCGCTGCCGAGGGCATCCACCAGGTCGTGGCCTGTCAGCACCGGCCTTTCCGCCAGCAGCCGCGCGCGGTACCCGGGATCGCGCAGCCTTGCCACACGTTCGGCGCCGGTCAGCGCCAGCACTTCGCCCGCGCTCGGGCAGAGCATGAAGGGATTGGCCGAGCCCTCCCAGCCCATCAGGATGCTGACCGGGCGAGCCGCCACGTGGGGTACCAATCGTGCGCCTTCGGCATTGGCCTGCTTCACATAGGCCAGTTGTTCGCGAATGCGCGGTGCGTCGGCGTCGCGGCGATAGAACAGCACGAAGTTGACGGGGCGACCGGTTGAGAGCGACAGGCGCTTCATCCAGTCCATTTCACGCCGCCAGTCGTGGAAGTCCGACACGACCTGGTACAGACCGCGTCCGTGTTCGCCGAGCACGGCGCCGATGCGCAGCAACTCGGCTTCGTCGGCGTAGGTACCCGGCATCACGTCACCATCGCGCGTGCGGTGCAGCTCGGTGCGGGAGGTGCTGAAGCCGAGCGCCCCGGCTGCCAGCCCTTCGCGCACGATCTCGACCATGCGCTGGATGTCTTCCTCCGTCGCCGCTTCGTTGTGCACACCACGCTCACCCATGACGTAGCAGCGCACGGCGCAGTGCGGCACCTGGGCCGCGACGTCGATGACGCGCTCGCAGCGATCCAGGGCGTCCAGGTACTCGGGGAAGCTTTCCCACTCCCAGCTGATGCCCTCGTGCAGCGCGGAACCCGGAATGTCCTCGACGTCTTCCATCACGCGGATCATGCGGTCGCGCTCCTCGTCGGTGGGTTTGCAGGGGGCAAAGCCAACCCCGCAGTTGCCCATCACCACGGTAGTGGTGCCGTGAACGGACGAGGGTTCGAGGATCGGATCCCACGTCGCCTGCCCGTCGAAATGCGTGTGCACATCGACCCAGCCCGGCGTCACCAGCAGTCCGCTGGCGTCGATTTCCTCGCGTCCCCGGCCACCGACCTGCCCTACCTGGACGATCCTGCCGCCCGTGACGGCCACGTCACCGCTGAAGCGGTTGCGTCCTGTGCCGTCCACGATGATGCCGTTGCGAATCACCAGATCGAACATGGCCTTGCCCTCGTTGACGGTTTCGTGGATCGCCTCTACTTCTTCGCGTGCGGGCTGACGTAGTCGCCGACCGTGGTGCGGAACGCGACGTTCAAGCGGTTCCAGCCGTTGATCGCGATCACCGCAAGCGTCAGGTCGACGAGTGCCTTCTCGTCGAAGTGCTTGCGCGCCTCGGCATAGATATCGTCGGGAACGTCGTGCGTCGCGGCGATTCCGGTGACGGCTTCGGTCCACGCCAGCGCGGCACGCTCACGTTCGCTGTAGCAGGGCGCATCGCGCCACGCGGGCAACAGGTACAGACGCTGTTCGGTCTCGCCCTGCGCGCGCGCATCCTTGCTGTGCATGTCCAGACACCACGCACAGCCGTTGATCTGCGATGCACGCGACTTGACGAGCTCGAGCAGGGATTCCTCGATGCCTGACTTGTGAACCTGCAGCTCGAAGTGAAGCATCGTTTTGAACGCATCCGGCGACGCGGTCCTGTAGTCCAGACGTTGTTGCATGGTTCCACTCCTGCGGTGGTGAAGAGATGTACGGGCGAGCGGCCCAGATGTACGGGCGAGCGGCCCAGATGTACGGGCGAGCGGCCGCTCGCCCCTACGTCCGGCGGATCGCATTCCCATCGTAGGGGCGACTCGCGGTCGCCCCACAATCCGGCGGATCGCATTCCCATCGTAGGGGCGACTCGCGGTCGCCCCACAATCCGGCGGATCGCATTCCCATCGTACGGGCGAGCGGCGGTCGCCCCACAATCCGGCGGATCGCATTCCCATCGTAGGGGCGAGCGGCGGTCGCCCCACAATCCGACGGATCGCATTCCCATCGTAGGGGCGAGCGGCGGTCGCCCCACAATCCGACGGATCGCATTCCCATCGTAGGGGCGAGCGGCCGCTCGCCCCTACGGTCGATCCGTCGCCGCGGCCGGCTGGTAGAAGTCGGCTTTCCACATCTGTTCCTCGAGCTTCAGATGAGCGATTCGCCATCCCTCGGGCGTGCGCACGGCCTGCACGGTGTAGATGCCCCCGGCGGCCATCGGACGGTTGTGCATGTAGTACTTCATCGTCGCCACATCGCCGTGCAGCTCGACGAGGTGATTCTCCACGAAGTGCCAGGGCAGGGCCTGCCATCCCTTCCGATGGCCGAGGCTCTTCGTCAACCACGCGTAGATCTTCTCGAAGCCCTCGAGTCGCTCGCGAAGATCGAGGGGCTTCTCGCCAACGCCGACGTATTCGGCCACCGCATCCGGCGTGAACGTTCGTGCGAGCAGCGCCCGATCAAGCGTGTCGATGCCCCAGGCATAGCGGCTGCTCAGCTCGATCACCTCCAGCCGATCGAGCGCAAGCGCGCCTGCGTCCCGTACTGCCGGCTCCGCCCGGGCGATCACGGCTCCGAGCATCAACAGGATCGCGGTCAGAATGAGTTTCGAGCGCTTCATCGTCAGCTCCTCCGGATACGATTCCGATTCATCGATGTAGTCTGCTGCGCACCGTGTGGCTTCACTCCCGCAGCGCCTCGGCGCGCTCCGCGGGGCTCACCCGGACGATATCCGCAGGGACATTCTTGCCGAGTCCCGACGGCCGGAGCAATCCCGCGCAACACCCGCGACGGTGAGGTCACTGGACAGTGCCAGCAGCGCCACACCCAAGCACCCCACCGTACCGAAGTGGCTGACCAAGCATCCGGCGCTTCACCCTGCGCTTCACACCCACCTCGGCGTCGTGGCGGAAGAGGGTCGAGCGATGCTTCCGCGACATCACAACACCAACCCCACACGGGAGCGGCACACCGCTGCCGTGCGCCGGCGGAAAAGTCACAGCGATTGACTCTCCGGCGGCCCTTCCCTACCGTTGCCCGCAGACACGCTCCGAGGAGATCCACGATGCCGCCGTCCGCAGTTCGACACCGGCTGAGAACCTGGGTCCTGGCGCTGTCGCTCGCCACCGGCGCTGCCTCGGTGGTGCCTACGGCCGAGGCGATGCCGGAGTTCGCCCGTCGCTACAGCATGAGTTGCGCAGCCTGTCATTCGGCGTTTCCGCGCCTGAACCGCTTCGGCAAGGAGTTCGCGGCCAACAACATGCGGCTGCCGAACTGGAAGGACACCACCGTGAAAACCGGCGATCCGTCCCTCGCGCTGCCCGCCTACCCGCCGTTCGCGGTGCGTGCGCAGGCGTACACGCAGGCCCGCAACGGCCGCTCGATCGATCCGCTGACCGGCCGCACCGAATCCGCCAGTACCGATTTCCAGTCGCCGTATCTGGTCAAGCTGCTTTCCAGCGCGCCACTGAGCGACAACATCACCTACTACTTCTACGCGATCATGGCCGAGAAGGGTGTCAACGGCGAGACACTGGTCGAGGACGCGTGGTTTCGCCACGCGAACGTGTTCGGCACCGGCATCGGCATGCAACTGGGGCAGTTCCAGTTGTCGGACCTGATGTTCCCGCGCGAGGTGCGGCTGCCATTCCAGGACTTCATGCCCTACCGCATGGCGGGCGTGACCTATGATCGCGGTGTGCTGTTCGACCGCGACCTCGGCCCGTTCGAGCTCGCGCTCGGCCTGAGCAACGGCAACGGCATCACCGACAACCTGAACATCAACAGCCCGGGCTATCGTCGTCCGGACAAGATGTTCGACAACGATGGATCGAAGACCGTGTTCGGCCGCATCGGCACCGACATCGGGCCGGTGACGGCAGGACTGTTCGGCCTCGATGGCGAGCAACGCAGCATCGCAGCCGGCAACGCCGGCCTCACGCGCGGTGCGCACGACTCCGACAAGCGAGTGCTCGGCCTCGACCTGTCGGGCGACATCGATGGCAGGATCTACTGGTACGCGCAGTACCTGTGGAACTCCTGGAACGGGTTCCTCGATGCAGACCCGTCGAGGGACATGCGCTGGCACGGCGGCTTCGCCGGTGTGGACTACATCCACAGCGAACGCTGGGCGTTCTCCGCGCTGTACAACCATGCCGACGCCAACGACTTCGACCGCACGGACACGATCTACGAAGGCATCGACATGAACAGTCTGAGCCTGACCGCATCGTACTATTTCATGCGCAACGTGAAGGGTGTGATCGAGCTGAACTACGATTTTCTCGATGCACGTCGCAAGTCGGGGCGTTACTGGACCGGCCACCTGGACCAGGAGCATTACATCCTGTTCGGACTGGACACGGCGTTCTGACATGCGGTGCCCACGGTGCGTTCTGCTGGCTGCACTCGCCACACTGGCGGCGTCCGGCAACACGGCCGAGGAGGACACCGCGAGCGGTCGCCTGCGGATCGAATCCGACCCGCCCGGCGCGGAGGTGATCCTGATCGGAGGCCGTGCCGGGCACACGCCGGTGACGGTCAGCGAGCGCGCGGTCTACCCGAACGACTACCGCGACGACCAAGCCGCACTGTACGGACTGGTCACGCTGCGCCGCGAAGGCTGCGCGACGGCTGTGCAGCGCGTGACGCTGGAACACCTCGCGCGCGGAATGCATGTCACGCTCGACTGCGACCCGCTCGTCACCGGTTCGCGACCCGCGGGCGATGCAACGGGTGCGCCCGCGCCGGCAGCCGCTGCCATGCCCGAAACGGTGCCCGTGCGGCGCTTACGCCAGTTGCAGGTACTGCAGGAACTGCTCGACGAGGGGCTGATCAGCGCCGAAGAGGAGCTGCGCATCCGCCGCCGCCTGCTGGCGCCATAGGTCGGGTTTCAACCCGACGGGTCAGGCGCGTGCCCGGTCGGCGTGTCGGCATGAATGCCGACCTACGTGGGTCGGGTTTCAACCCGACGGGTCCGGCGCGTGCCTGGTCGGCATGTCGGCATGAATGCCGACCTGCG is part of the Pseudomonadales bacterium genome and harbors:
- a CDS encoding carboxymuconolactone decarboxylase family protein, whose protein sequence is MQQRLDYRTASPDAFKTMLHFELQVHKSGIEESLLELVKSRASQINGCAWCLDMHSKDARAQGETEQRLYLLPAWRDAPCYSERERAALAWTEAVTGIAATHDVPDDIYAEARKHFDEKALVDLTLAVIAINGWNRLNVAFRTTVGDYVSPHAKK
- a CDS encoding amidohydrolase family protein; amino-acid sequence: MFDLVIRNGIIVDGTGRNRFSGDVAVTGGRIVQVGQVGGRGREEIDASGLLVTPGWVDVHTHFDGQATWDPILEPSSVHGTTTVVMGNCGVGFAPCKPTDEERDRMIRVMEDVEDIPGSALHEGISWEWESFPEYLDALDRCERVIDVAAQVPHCAVRCYVMGERGVHNEAATEEDIQRMVEIVREGLAAGALGFSTSRTELHRTRDGDVMPGTYADEAELLRIGAVLGEHGRGLYQVVSDFHDWRREMDWMKRLSLSTGRPVNFVLFYRRDADAPRIREQLAYVKQANAEGARLVPHVAARPVSILMGWEGSANPFMLCPSAGEVLALTGAERVARLRDPGYRARLLAERPVLTGHDLVDALGSDFDNFFVLGDPPDYEPHPSSSVGAIARRAGVSPAQIAYDALLANEGRGMLYYPVFGYGAGDLGTQVEMLRDESTVLSLADGGAHCGVLCDASMPTYVLQHYVRDRTRGERFALEWAVHQMTERTAQAAGLEDRGTLKPGMLADVNVIDFDALRLHAPEVVYDLPAAGRRVVQHADGYRAIIKSGVVTFRDGCHTGALPGRLIRGTQSAPAA
- a CDS encoding nuclear transport factor 2 family protein; this translates as MKRSKLILTAILLMLGAVIARAEPAVRDAGALALDRLEVIELSSRYAWGIDTLDRALLARTFTPDAVAEYVGVGEKPLDLRERLEGFEKIYAWLTKSLGHRKGWQALPWHFVENHLVELHGDVATMKYYMHNRPMAAGGIYTVQAVRTPEGWRIAHLKLEEQMWKADFYQPAAATDRP
- a CDS encoding DUF748 domain-containing protein, producing MNVNSVGALRDLLLRGLRRRAVQMAAAAVVGYALLGFLLLPYLVERAIPRFAHDSLQREASIGAVRFNPFLFRLEADEFRLQEADGQPLAGFRHLLIDFELSSLFRWAWTCADIQLDGLDLLIDRDPEGRNNLALLVASVVGEPAAPEPKPAAATRLLLQRIALSDGVITYRDRAGAEPAEYVLQPVALELENVATLPEHNGAYVLRADLPQGGSVRVQGDVTLQPLAAHGELGIKGFRLAAPWAFLRERVRLAEPEGTVEFQTGYRFILGDSGPQLELERIQIQIAGLDVREPQAAVPLLALQTVEIRDGRFDLGGHKAELPRIVARNGRVSAALAEDGAVNWLRLLVTDDKPVVESPRSGGSSPGVPWHLQVGAAQLDGIALSLSDRSRSVPVQLEVGSLGATLGADISIADDTTVVVDSIGLQLHELKLVPIGATEPLAVLGEFGLENGSVDTGKQEVAIDRIRLHAGLTRIDRDADGKIKLLAALAPGAVRAGSPKAPAKDAAGADWHFRLDTLQLDDYGVGVSDQSLQPSLAYDLQGISATVKGVSNAAQAAASFEARLRVAQGGTLTAAGSFVADGSAARARLELDQLALVPLQPLLAQRARLDLKAGSASARIDLNYAPGASAPLLRAAGTARIDGLRIDEAIDGDRLVAWKTLTADGIDYTSEPGKLVIRELHLTAPDARVEIFKDRSVNLGKAFEPGDVHADKPKPTAAAAQRPAAQRPAEQRPFPVSITRVRVEKGIVDYSDQSLVLPFAAKIHDFKGVVTGISSDPAGRARLDFEGRVEDYGSARINGTLALFAPKRFTDIRTRFSNVDMPPLSPYSGTFAGRRIASGKLSLDLQYKIEDGRLEGDNKILLEQFTLGEQIESADALDLPLDLAVALLTDSQGRIDIAVPVTGEMDNPQFSLGGVIGQALVRMLTRIITAPFAALANLLGGSAEQASVIAFDPGSFALAPPQQEKLVGVGKALAERPQMKVIVGGRYDPRADGLAMRDVGVRRELAAELEVKLAADEDPGPVAFDDARTQRALEKLLKARAGDQAVDEFQAEYQRETGETVKRVNPLLAMVGQASPGFAFYEALFKHLVEIHPLADADLQALAEQRAAAMAQSLITDAGVDAPRVEIGQVEPAGKSGQDQVESALSLGVR
- a CDS encoding PEGA domain-containing protein, coding for MRCPRCVLLAALATLAASGNTAEEDTASGRLRIESDPPGAEVILIGGRAGHTPVTVSERAVYPNDYRDDQAALYGLVTLRREGCATAVQRVTLEHLARGMHVTLDCDPLVTGSRPAGDATGAPAPAAAAMPETVPVRRLRQLQVLQELLDEGLISAEEELRIRRRLLAP